One Gossypium hirsutum isolate 1008001.06 chromosome A11, Gossypium_hirsutum_v2.1, whole genome shotgun sequence genomic window carries:
- the LOC107924014 gene encoding MDIS1-interacting receptor like kinase 2, protein MSGFRTPCLVLFHVVLLSLLPLKITCSARTQAEALVRWKNTLSFSPPSLNSWSLSNLNNLCNWTSITCDDATGTVSQINLSNSNVSGSISQFNFTQFANLTRFDLKNNTMDGPIPSAIGTLSRLVFLDLSENAFDGEIPVEIGRLRELQYLSLFNNSLNGTIPPEVSNLQNVRHLDLGFNYFVSSDWSGFLPMPLLTHLGLAYNVLELEFPQFILSCHNLTFLDLSLNKLIGPIPDSLYTNLSKLEFLNLTDNAFEGPLSSNISKLSKLIDLQLATNQLNGSIPESIGTMSDLETIELFENSFGGEIPSSLGQLRKLKKLDLHSNDLNSTVPSELGSCNNLTFLALAGNKLSGELPMSLSQLTKLTDLGLSENQISGEVQSSLVSNWTKLISLQLQNNDFIGNIPPEIGLLTELQILFLYNNNLSGSIPSEIGNLKSLIILDLSGNQLSGPIPPTIWTLSNLENLQLFYNNLNGTISPEIGNMTSLLSFDVNTNSLHGELPDTISSLTNLEAFSVFTNNLSGTIPRDFGKNSPQLYYVSFSNNSFHGELPPELCSGYALQNFTVNGNNFTGSLPACLRNCTDLRRVRFDGNRFTGNITNAFGVHPELDFISLSDNQFSGEISPEWGECQNLTNLQMDRNRLSGRIPAELGKLSQLRVLNLGANDLSGDIPLELGNLSLLFNLDLRQNHLTGNIPGIVGNLARLDSLDLSGNQLIGELPVELENCEKLLSLNLSHNNLTGEIPSELGSLSSLQYLLDLSSNSLSGSIPQDLGRLRSLENLNVSHNDLSGRIPTSLSSMISLNSFDFSYNELTGQIPSDGVFQNASGNAFAGNSGLCGDVDGFTPCSSSSIDKKSNNRRVLIAIIVPICGILILAAIAAGVFVCRRRNRMLDEEIKVSKRTEFSESTIWEREGKFTFGDIERATEGFHDNYCIGKGGFGTVYKAELPSGQVVAVKKLNFADSADIQVVNFKSFENEIRMLTEVRHRNIIKLHGYCFRGSGIYLVYEYVKRGSLGSVLYGTQKGVELEWDTRVKVVQGLAHAVAYLHHDCSAPIIHRDISLNNILLEKDYEPRLSDFGTARLLSPNSSNWTAVAGSYGYMAPELALTMRFTSKCDVYSFGVVALEIMMGKHPGELLNSLSSVKLLSDNKELMLKDLLDQRLPLPSNQIEEEVVSVFEIGLACTSSVPESRPTMRSVAQELSTRTQDYLDEPLGRITISKLLALGNRTR, encoded by the exons ATGTCGGGTTTTCGAACTCCCTGTCTTGTTCTGTTCCATgttgttttgctttctttacttCCATTGAAGATCACATGTTCAGCAAGAACCCAAGCGGAGGCACTCGTCCGATGGAAGAACACCTTGTCATTTTCGCCACCTTCTCTCAATTCTTGGTCGCTGTCCAATCTCAACAACCTCTGCAACTGGACTTCCATTACCTGCGATGATGCCACTGGAACCGTCTCCCAAATCAACCTCTCCAACTCAAACGTGTCTGGTTCCATTTCTCAGTTCAACTTCACCCAATTCGCGAATCTCACGCGTTTCGACCTCAAAAACAACACCATGGATGGCCCGATACCGTCTGCGATAGGTACTCTGTCCCGGCTAGTTTTCTTGGATTTGAGCGAAAATGCATTTGACGGCGAAATACCAGTGGAGATAGGTCGTCTAAGGGAGCTTCAATATCTGAGCCTTTTCAACAACAGTCTCAATGGTACCATTCCTCCTGAAGTTAGTAATCTCCAAAATGTAAGGCACCTCGACCTTGGATTCAACTACTTTGTTTCTTCAGACTGGTCTGGTTTCTTACCCATGCCATTGTTGACACACCTCGGCTTAGCTTACAATGTGCTTGAATTGGAATTCCCTCAGTTTATACTCAGCTGCCATAATCTTACGTTCCTAGACTTGTCATTGAATAAGTTGATTGGTCCAATACCTGATTCACTTTACACCAATCTCAGCAAGCTTGAATTTCTCAATCTCACTGATAATGCCTTTGAGGGGCCATTGTCTTCCAATATTTCTAAGCTTTCCAAACTCATTGATCTTCAGTTAGCAACCAATCAGTTAAATGGTTCCATTCCTGAGAGTATAGGAACCATGTCTGATCTTGAAACgattgaactatttgaaaattCGTTTGGAGGGGAGATTCCATCTTCGTTAGGCCAATTGAGAAAGCTCAAGAAATTGGATCTCCACTCCAATGACTTAAATTCCACAGTCCCATCCGAGCTTGGTTCCTGTAATAACCTCACATTTTTGGCCTTAGCTGGGAATAAACTCAGTGGGGAGTTGCCCATGTCCTTGTCACAACTCACAAAATTAACCGACTTGGGTTTATCTGAAAATCAAATTTCTGGTGAAGTTCAATCATCTCTGGTTTCTAATTGGACCAAGTTGATCAGTTTGCAACTTCAAAACAATGATTTCATTGGGAATATTCCACCAGAAATAGGTCTATTGACTGAGCTCCAGATCCTCTTTCTCTATAACAATAACCTCTCAGGTTCAATTCCTTCAGAGATCGGGAACTTGAAATCCTTGATAATTCTAGACCTTTCTGGGAATCAGCTTTCAGGTCCGATTCCTCCGACGATATGGACTCTTTCAAACCTTGAAAATTTACAGCTTTTCTATAATAATCTGAACGGCACAATTTCACCAGAGATTGGAAACATGACATCCCTGCTATCTTTTGATGTTAACACAAACTCCTTGCATGGGGAATTACCCGACACCATTTCAAGCCTCACCAACTTAGAAGCATTCTCGGTGTTCACAAATAACTTGTCGGGGACCATTCCTCGGGATTTTGGGAAGAACAGTCCTCAGCTTTATTATGTCAGCTTCTCCAACAACAGCTTCCACGGGGAATTACCCCCTGAACTGTGCAGTGGCTATGCTCTTCAAAATTTCACAGTAAATGGAAACAACTTCACTGGGTCATTACCGGCTTGCTTGAGGAACTGTACGGATCTAAGAAGAGTCCGGTTTGATGGGAACCGATTTACGGGTAACATCACCAATGCATTTGGAGTCCATCCTGAGCTTGATTTTATTTCTCTTAGTGACAACCAATTTAGTGGTGAAATCTCGCCAGAGTGGGGGGAATGCCAAAATCTCACCAATCTGCAGATGGATAGAAACAGGCTTTCTGGTAGAATCCCTGCTGAGCTTGGGAAGTTGAGCCAGTTGCGTGTTTTAAACCTTGGGGCCAATGACTTGAGTGGGGATATTCCTTTGGAACTGGGAAATCTGAGCTTGTTGTTCAACCTTGATTTGAGGCAGAACCATCTCACTGGTAACATCCCTGGGATTGTGGGCAATTTAGCGAGGTTGGATTCTCTTGATCTATCGGGGAACCAGTTGATAGGAGAATTACCGGTGGAACTTGAGAACTGCGAGAAACTATTGAGCTTGAACTTGAGTCACAACAATCTAACTGGTGAAATTCCAAGTGAGCTTGGTAGCTTATCTTCTTTGCAGTATTTACTTGATCTCAGCAGCAATTCACTCTCAGGCTCAATCCCTCAAGACTTAGGGAGGCTTCGATCATTGGAGAACCTAAACGTTTCACACAATGATCTGTCAGGCAGAATTCCCACTTCATTGTCCTCCATGATTAGTCTCAATTCATTTGATTTCTCCTATAATGAGTTAACAGGTCAGATTCCAAGTGATGGGGTATTCCAAAACGCTTCTGGAAATGCTTTTGCTGGAAATTCAGGCTTGTGTGGTGATGTTGATGGATTTACACCTTGCAGTTCCAGTTCCATAGACAAGAAGTCCAACAACAGGAGGGTTCTTATCGCTATCATTGTTCCTATCTGTGGCATATTAATTCTAGCAGCAATTGCGGCTGGAGTGTTTGTGTGTCGCAGGCGAAACAGAATGCTTGATGAAGAGATTAAAGTGAGTAAAAGGACTGAGTTTTCTGAGTCTACCATTTGGGAAAGAGAAGGTAAATTTACATTCGGTGACATTGAAAGAGCCACTGAGGGCTTTCATGATAACTACTGCATCGGAAAAGGGGGATTTGGAACTGTTTACAAAGCAGAATTGCCCTCAGGTCAAGTAGTAGCAGTTAAGAAACTCAATTTTGCAGACTCTGCCGACATTCAAGTGGTGAATTTCAAGAGTTTTGAGAATGAGATCCGAATGTTAACCGAAGTTAGGCATCGGAATATCATAAAGTTGCACGGATACTGTTTTAGAGGAAGTGGCATATACTTGGTGTACGAGTACGTGAAAAGAGGTAGTTTGGGAAGTGTTTTGTATGGAACACAAAAGGGAGTGGAGCTAGAATGGGATACAAGGGTGAAAGTTGTGCAAGGATTGGCTCATGCAGTTGCTTACTTGCACCACGATTGCTCTGCACCAATTATACACCGAGACATATCATTGAACAACATCCTGCTCGAGAAGGACTACGAGCCAAGACTCTCTGATTTCGGCACCGCAAGGTTGTTGAGTCCTAACTCATCGAACTGGACTGCAGTTGCTGGCTCTTATGGGTACATGGCACCAG AGCTTGCACTCACAATGAGGTTCACAAGTAAATGCGATGTTTACAGCTTTGGAGTGGTGGCATTAGAGATTATGATGGGAAAGCACCCTGGAGAGTTATTGAACTCCCTGTCATCAGTAAAACTGTTATCAGACAATAAAGAATTGATGCTCAAGGATTTGCTAGACCAACGACTTCCACTTCCTAGCAACCAAATAGAAGAGGAAGTCGTATCGGTTTTTGAAATAGGCTTAGCATGCACATCTTCAGTGCCAGAGTCACGACCCACCATGCGTTCGGTGGCACAAGAATTATCTACAAGAACGCAGGATTACTTGGATGAGCCATTGGGAAGAATAACCATTAGCAAGCTATTAGCTTTGGGTAATAGAACAAGATAA